A region of Solea solea chromosome 7, fSolSol10.1, whole genome shotgun sequence DNA encodes the following proteins:
- the LOC131462986 gene encoding uncharacterized protein LOC131462986, with product MLKPQQQQQQCGQQQQQQQQCGQQQQQQLLLHESPHVFGKPWFWQRSSSSMESTRSLAHVIMEMRDEIKKLEDENKELRGDSGHWSVAVRTGGTSLGSAASASASAAASAAAAAAEQQNVEEIHSVNLRRNVSAPVLDGQYKETSVMTVRRYSVGSNLSANLTLREGRSDRMRRSDAGWRRLQEEMHHGSDVFANSVRGETGKVNNRHSLQEYVHKNRAKVKTVTFLLPVDDIYTNRPVLSKHQGEPVFSQLTSIDETDS from the exons atgTTAAaaccccagcagcagcagcagcagtgtggtcagcagcagcagcagcagcagcagtgtggtcagcagcagcagcagcagctgctgctccatgAGTCACCGCATGTTTTTGGGAAGCCGTGGTTCTGgcagcgcagcagcagcagcatggagaGCACACGCAGCCTGGCCCACGTCATCATGGAGATGCGAGATGAAATCAAGAAGCTGGAGGACGAGAACAAAGAGCTGAGAGGAGACAGCGGTCACTGGTCAGTCGCCGTCAGAACAGGAGGAACCAGCCTGGGATCAGCAGcgtcagcatcagcatcagcagcagcatcagcagcagcagcagcagcagagcagcagaacgTGGAGGAGATCCACAGTGTGAACCTGAGGAGGAACGTGTCTGCACCAGTTCTGGATGGACAATACAAAG AGACCAGCGTCATGACGGTACGCAGATATTCTGTGGGCTCTAATCTGTCAGCTAATCTGACTCTGAGAGAAGGAAGGAGTGACAGGATGAGACGCAGCGACGCTGGATGGAGGAGATTACAAGAAGAGATGCATCATGGGAGCGACGTGTTTGCAAACTCTGTGAGAGGAGAAACGGGAAAAGTTAACAACAGACACTCGCTGCAGGAATACGTCCACAagaacag ggCCAAAGTAAAAACGGtgacttttcttcttcctgtggaCGACATTTACACAAACCGTCCTGTTCTCTCCAAACACCAGGGGGAGCCAGTGTTTTCTCAGCTGACCTCCATCGATGAGACGGACTCGTGA